Proteins co-encoded in one Psychromonas sp. L1A2 genomic window:
- the argA gene encoding amino-acid N-acetyltransferase, translating to MEAVTNSTQLINWFRNSAPYINAHRHKTFVLMIGGEALETDNFQYIINDIALLNSLGVKLVLVHGVRPQIQKQLDMHGHSSQFHNDLRITDDRSLSLIKQAVGAVQIELQAGLSMGLANSPMQGAAIRTVISNVVTAQPIGVKDGIDFCHAGKVRRIDVEGIKSQLSSGAIPIISPIGYSVTGEVFNLLAEEVATQVAIDIKADKLIGFCSNQGVLDENGNVISELLPEQAQVHIDAIEKESGQASGTLRFLRAAVAACQADVARCHLISYHQDGALLKELFTRDGTGSQIVKESYEQIRTATIDDIGGLLQLIEPLEKQGILVKRSRELLENEIESFMIVERDGMVIGCAALYPFMDDKMGELACLVSHPKYRRAARADNLVEHVERKARQLGLDTIFVLTTQSIHWFRERGFSFAEINQLPAAKKEMYNLKRNSKVLIKKII from the coding sequence ATGGAAGCAGTAACAAATTCAACACAACTGATTAATTGGTTTCGTAATTCAGCTCCTTATATTAATGCACATCGCCATAAAACATTCGTGTTAATGATTGGTGGTGAAGCGTTAGAAACAGATAACTTTCAATACATCATTAATGATATTGCCTTGCTGAATAGCTTGGGAGTTAAGTTAGTGTTAGTGCACGGCGTTCGCCCTCAAATACAAAAACAACTTGATATGCACGGACATAGCAGTCAATTTCATAATGATTTGCGTATTACCGACGATCGTAGTTTGTCACTTATTAAACAGGCTGTTGGTGCGGTTCAAATTGAACTACAAGCAGGTCTTTCTATGGGCTTAGCTAATTCACCGATGCAAGGTGCGGCTATTCGTACAGTAATTAGTAATGTCGTCACTGCCCAACCTATAGGTGTTAAAGATGGCATTGATTTTTGTCATGCAGGTAAGGTTCGCCGTATTGATGTTGAAGGTATTAAATCTCAACTGTCTTCAGGTGCCATTCCTATTATTTCTCCTATTGGATACTCAGTGACTGGCGAAGTATTCAATTTACTTGCAGAAGAAGTGGCAACACAAGTTGCGATTGATATCAAAGCAGATAAGTTAATTGGTTTTTGTTCTAATCAAGGTGTATTAGACGAAAACGGTAACGTTATTTCAGAGTTGTTACCAGAGCAAGCACAAGTACATATTGATGCGATAGAGAAAGAATCGGGACAAGCCTCTGGTACATTACGCTTTTTACGTGCCGCTGTTGCTGCTTGTCAAGCTGATGTGGCGCGTTGTCATTTAATTAGCTATCACCAAGATGGAGCCTTGTTAAAAGAACTCTTTACCCGAGATGGTACTGGTTCTCAAATCGTTAAAGAAAGCTATGAGCAAATCCGTACTGCCACTATTGATGATATTGGTGGTTTACTGCAGCTTATCGAACCATTAGAAAAGCAAGGTATTTTAGTTAAACGTTCTCGTGAATTATTAGAAAATGAAATTGAATCTTTTATGATCGTTGAACGCGATGGCATGGTTATCGGTTGTGCTGCGCTATATCCTTTCATGGACGATAAAATGGGTGAGCTAGCTTGTTTAGTTAGTCATCCAAAGTATCGTCGTGCTGCCCGTGCAGATAATCTTGTTGAACATGTTGAGCGTAAGGCAAGACAATTAGGTCTCGACACCATTTTTGTATTAACAACACAAAGTATTCATTGGTTTAGAGAGCGAGGTTTTTCGTTTGCTGAAATTAACCAATTGCCCGCAGCTAAAAAAGAAATGTATAACTTGAAGCGCAATTCAAAAGTGTTGATAAAAAAAATCATATGA
- a CDS encoding TAXI family TRAP transporter solute-binding subunit: MMKIKKMTEKLVSNSHSRCSKFIILRRLFLASRIALISFLLIFFQATASAKVEYISIGTGGISGVYYPTGGAICYLVNKIRVIDNIRCEIKSTPGSIYNLRALKDKNIDVVVAQSDWQYHFYQGTSLFKEQGEFKKLRSLFSVHSEPFTVLARKDANIKSFEDIKGKRVNIGAPNSGQRATMEMLLDLYGWGDADFSEITYLTPSEQAQALCDKKIDVIIYVVGHPNSSIKEASSACQTTLVNVTGPKISKLIKTLRYYEAVNIPGGMYRGSPNKTETFGVGATIVTTTDLPEHIAYEIVKAVFENHDTFVQLHPSFKDLSKRAMVSQYLSAPLHPGALRYYKEVGLIKDDIDKVAVKGEPLGHVITNAE; encoded by the coding sequence ATGATGAAAATAAAAAAAATGACTGAGAAATTAGTCTCTAACAGTCATTCTAGGTGCTCTAAATTTATTATTTTGAGACGCTTATTTTTAGCTTCACGTATTGCTTTAATTAGTTTTTTACTGATTTTTTTTCAAGCAACTGCATCTGCAAAAGTAGAATATATCTCAATCGGCACTGGCGGAATTAGTGGCGTATATTATCCAACAGGCGGCGCAATTTGCTATTTAGTAAATAAAATCAGAGTAATAGATAATATTCGTTGTGAAATTAAAAGCACACCTGGATCGATTTATAACTTAAGAGCTTTAAAAGATAAAAATATTGACGTGGTGGTCGCTCAATCTGATTGGCAATATCATTTTTATCAAGGAACCTCTTTATTTAAAGAGCAAGGGGAATTTAAAAAGCTACGTTCACTTTTTTCAGTGCATTCAGAACCTTTTACTGTGCTTGCTAGAAAAGATGCCAATATTAAGAGCTTTGAAGATATTAAAGGAAAACGCGTTAATATAGGAGCACCAAACTCAGGGCAACGAGCAACAATGGAGATGCTTCTTGATCTCTACGGTTGGGGGGACGCTGACTTTTCTGAAATAACTTACCTAACACCTAGTGAACAAGCTCAGGCTCTATGTGATAAGAAAATAGATGTCATTATTTATGTAGTAGGGCATCCAAACAGTTCTATTAAAGAAGCGAGTAGTGCTTGTCAAACGACGTTGGTCAATGTTACGGGTCCTAAAATATCTAAATTAATAAAAACTCTCCGTTATTATGAAGCGGTTAATATACCTGGTGGCATGTACCGTGGAAGTCCTAATAAAACCGAAACATTTGGTGTTGGAGCAACAATTGTTACCACAACAGATTTACCTGAACATATTGCTTATGAAATAGTAAAAGCAGTGTTTGAAAATCACGATACTTTTGTTCAATTACATCCTTCTTTTAAGGACTTATCTAAACGGGCGATGGTCAGCCAATATCTTTCTGCACCGCTGCATCCAGGTGCATTGCGTTACTATAAAGAGGTTGGCTTAATCAAAGACGATATTGATAAGGTTGCCGTTAAAGGGGAACCTCTAGGTCATGTTATTACCAACGCAGAGTAA
- a CDS encoding IS4 family transposase: protein MFNQEMELVYESFENQDSYNNVLTAIDTKWIEEALFKTQKASIRRRRLPAEQAVWLIIMMGLMRNHSIKEVCGSLDIALQINPDETYTHVASSVLTDCRKRLGELPMSYLFSTTCAAWHETIISKPHSLGLNLLAVDGTTFRAQDTPENRAEFGFISKKHPVYPQLRMVSLHSTQTRMLLGAAFDSCDIGETTLAKRLLTDIPEDSLTLFDRCYFSADLMLNWQQFGINAHWLTPVKKSIRYEVIKRYADNDLLIEMPVSPQARAKNPTLPETWQARMICYKQPKGEIKGFITSLIDSELYTMEALLTVYWERWEIEQSFGELKNNQLNGEITLRSRFPEGVKQELWGVLLGYNLIRLEMVHIAQEANVEPTRISFTSAICIIDMQIRGYALSGDGTIPKKLRLMREDVKHFILPKKRKHRTFSRSVLYIPSRYPLRYKPNIS from the coding sequence TTGTTTAATCAAGAAATGGAATTAGTTTATGAGTCATTTGAAAATCAAGATTCATACAACAATGTTTTAACTGCTATCGATACAAAATGGATCGAAGAGGCATTATTTAAAACACAAAAAGCAAGTATTCGACGTCGTCGTTTACCAGCAGAGCAAGCTGTCTGGCTCATCATTATGATGGGCTTGATGCGCAACCATTCTATTAAAGAAGTTTGTGGCTCCTTAGATATTGCCCTGCAAATAAACCCAGATGAAACATACACCCATGTTGCTTCTAGCGTATTAACAGACTGTCGCAAACGCTTAGGTGAGTTACCAATGAGTTATCTGTTTAGTACGACGTGCGCTGCATGGCATGAGACCATTATTTCAAAGCCACATTCATTAGGACTAAATTTACTCGCAGTTGATGGCACTACATTTAGAGCTCAAGACACACCTGAAAATAGAGCTGAATTTGGTTTTATTTCAAAAAAACATCCTGTATACCCTCAATTACGTATGGTTTCCTTACATTCAACACAAACAAGAATGTTACTTGGCGCTGCCTTTGATAGTTGTGACATCGGAGAAACAACGTTAGCAAAACGCTTGCTTACAGATATTCCCGAAGACTCCTTAACATTATTTGACCGATGTTATTTTTCAGCTGATTTAATGCTAAATTGGCAACAATTTGGCATCAATGCTCACTGGTTAACGCCCGTAAAAAAGAGCATTAGGTATGAAGTTATTAAGCGATATGCAGATAATGACTTATTGATTGAAATGCCTGTTTCTCCCCAGGCGCGTGCCAAAAATCCAACATTACCAGAAACTTGGCAAGCTAGAATGATTTGTTATAAGCAACCCAAAGGGGAAATTAAAGGTTTTATTACTTCACTCATTGATTCCGAGCTTTATACCATGGAGGCATTGTTAACTGTTTATTGGGAACGTTGGGAAATAGAGCAGAGCTTTGGTGAACTTAAAAATAACCAACTCAATGGCGAAATAACCTTACGAAGTCGGTTTCCAGAAGGGGTAAAGCAAGAGTTGTGGGGAGTGTTGCTTGGTTATAATCTAATTAGGCTTGAGATGGTACATATAGCTCAAGAAGCAAACGTTGAACCCACCCGTATTAGCTTTACTTCAGCTATTTGTATAATAGATATGCAAATCCGTGGCTACGCTTTATCAGGCGATGGCACTATTCCCAAA